A stretch of DNA from Rhizoctonia solani chromosome 9, complete sequence:
acactcaaggaaaaactccttgtatggatcaGGTTGGATTAATacaggggattcaattagagcctgtttgagagctttaaaagacacttcttggcgttcaccccactcccaaggtatattcttttggagtaattggtataagggttgtgccaattttgagaagttatgtatgaagcgtctataaaaatttataaagcccaaaaactcttgaacccctttgacagagcgcggtgttgcccaatcaaccgctTGAGTAATTTTCTTAGGATCTGCTTTTactccttcaccattggcaataacaccaaggtaatctacttcagacgcatagaaattacacttctccaggttacaatagcatgcattgtcttgcagccttttcagtacctcttggagatgttttgtATGTAATTCTctgctttctgagaatattaggatgttgtctagatatactactacatagacgtccaatatgtcccttaatatctcattcatgaagtgctggaatgcagcaggagcattgcataacccaaagggcatgactaggtattcaaacaggccatacttggttttaaatgcagtcttccattcatcaccttcctttatccAGACCAAGTTGTATCCagatttcaggtcaatggtggaaaaatattttgcgccccttagtttctcaatgagagactgtattaACAGTAGGGGGTACGCATTTttgactgtatttgcatttagggatctataatccacaaccatacgccttttcccatttttcttgttgacaaagtgaactggggaaccatatttggacttggatggACAAATCAACCCTTTGTCCAGTTGTTCTTTGAGGagttttctaagttcctcatcatcagatgccttcaaggggtataccatagccttaacaggtttatcagggtcaattaaatcaatccctaaatcaaaaggacggtGCGGTGGCAGTTCCAtcaccttcatgtcctcagaaaatacctctgcaaaattgcgcagttctactgggatactttcaagtggagaatccacagtacctccagtttccctagggatgccttcaagaggttcaattacctcaacacctcctaagtcttctggtatgccttcaaggtggttagaagtcccaccaacatttcccaggatagaattagaaacagaaagacaagtgttgttacaatattgagaattaaAAGTGATATgcttattaggccagtctatagtagggttgtgtaacttgagccaggacattccaaggactatgctatgtttacctatatcagctacgttacatttcagaacctctttgtgactacctaattctaaagtaaatatacattctgaatctaccaaaccagaactaatgtctcttccatcaatcactttaaggTGATGTGGTACAGATttttttgtagtaggtataccacattgtttgatcaagcccttgtgtataaagcaagatgatgcacctgaatcaatcatagcccatccaaagaagggcttcattttcttggtaaccttaaggctgggaacttgttgaacgcaagatgcttgaaaatatatatttagaggagatatattatttacagaaaagatttccaagctatctaaaagtccattatttccctctgatacactgttcccattagtgttcagaggtccccattttccaactcatcctgagagatatgggcctcatggccagagtaggatttggaggggcattggttggcatagtgtccccttcctccacatgttgcgcatataattggttttttgccttttgaaGAGGCAGAGTCTAGGTCCATAGGGGAAGGACCAGAATTAcgcaaggaggaggaggaagccttgggagcagaGGAGGTGGTGGCAGTGGCAGGGTGGTTATCCTTTTTGAGAGATTTAAAGGTAACgtccatggtggtgccatcattccatTTAACAATTGGAACTGCTATCCCTTTGGCATTTTGGCCAACCTTTTGAAGAACCCCCTTCTTtgcctttccatccacaattgcatacacctgttccccaacagacagtttatccctgggcgctccctgggctgctgctgacgtagaggtgctggatttgcttccagattggtttgaagaggaagatgaaCCCTTGTGCTGGGCCGCAAACTGCTCTAGGCGCTGATCCactttaagggccttctctgcaagagttgcaagagtaacagaggcatctgcatggtcataatcttgaaccatgagagtttccttaattttgtgggataggccatcatagaacataTCCCTGAGAGAGGGGTTGTTGtaaccaagaccttgagagtaggtctggaagtccttgtagTAATCTTGGACCcccttggtttgtttgaggGTGTGCAGTTTAGCACAGAAGTTCTCAGTCCTATTTTGGACACtccagcgtgcattgaattgcagccagaaggcatccaaattgtggagccaagaaacAGGGTTCCCTTTAACAACGTCCTCTTCCAGatagggctcaagccactcatgggccttgccatccaggcaggaaaTGATAAAAGCgatttgctcatccactgttgagccaggatatgagatcctgagataatgagaTACAGCAACTCTGAAAGAGATTGCCTTGTTTTTGTCTGACCCGTCAAATTTGTCTGGCATTGCAAGTTTAggagccttggtagccaAGGCAAGGGAGGAACCAGACGGAGCTGCAGTGcctattttggcaatatcagcccCAAGTTTAACAATGAGGGCATCTAGATTGGTGATGCTGCTGTTGTGGTTATTGAGGGTGGCCTGTGTGGTGCCAAGATCTGTGTGATGGGCAGCCGCTTGTCCTATGACCAGAGATAGGTTTTGAttcatagccaggaggaggtttttgatctcctgggcccacgcaggtatctcctggatattggtggggacaGACAGCGCATTGGGATTGGCATGCACATAGGTGGAAGGTTGGGTTGACATAGTGGAGATAGGGGAGTGTGGATAGATACTAAAATAGTGTCCTTGCTAaataaggcaacttcactactagtttaggaataaggggaggctagatgattggccccactaagctcacagtttattctttacgctaatcactgtctcaatacctagcgttgaatgctccttacaactgatcaacaagccttggatgggTGTGATACAGTagcaggttttgcacaagTGGGTctttgactgtctgtgacACAGAAGAAGTTGTGGCAGACTTTTGGGTGGACGTTTGCAATGCTAGCTgtgtaacaataaccccctagtgcaacaatcaccagttttgactattatctggctatgctggatcactggttcttgatgggttgtgccagtactaacacCCTAGTAGTCCACAGgggttggtgatgaagaacttgacctaatgtcagagccaacaactaccacagggcaagtgtcatagacacactcaataccagggaatttattcccattttctcaaatttaaacaaagacaattggacaacattttcaatcacatgactttggcgcttatatcatacgctaagcgccaagccacatccccatccgcgcttattcagcatatgtagccacctccacttgatgacatcactatgacacatcagtgacacgtatgcatgagtaaggcctgttatagatagggaaaaaaAGTAATAACACAAAAtactctaaagaagaaagaaagaggcCAAAAGAGGAGAATAGACAAATAAGGTAACTGTCTAACTATAGAAGGTAGAAAACTTAGGAAGATAAGTAATAAGAGAAATCTatgctagtgaaattagagtatattagaGTGGCTAGTTATCTTGATAGGAGAGTAAggtggttagtatcagggggatccctaccaataaccagtaatgagcgtattactgttcagcaggcGACGCAATGTACAAGCAAAGTAATATAAAACCTAAATGTCAGTCTCcggaactcactgtaatttaattgagaattatagaaatttattttcttgtctccaacagtagacaagggggtaaaggcgttgtggaagcaccaaacacttagcagacagccaggaagtcttggcagggttgcacttaagctggttctaggttccctgtataggtcgggaccgtcctagaggctatatgcgccgaacttaagagctttaggcagatttactatgtatgatacttaaagAGATCAATAGAAGTTCTTAAGAGTCACacaggctgagagaggatgataaaatgtgatgcattcaaaaggccagttcaaggggctatttatacccttagaggcctgtgattactatatacagtagggtaagatacatgacaagatgaaaagagatgagatgttaagtgagagcctgtctcataaagccatgccttataagagttagcctccagttctaagaatatccttcccctcactaagacactctaggaaaaggctgaaacaagctgtgctcttagtgaggcccagaccttcctcttagctacttggtagtagcttctggaaagcagagtgcttacttaagaatAGCTAGTTAGACTCAAGTTAATAAGTCTTCCCTTCAAGGAACTgtttctcccttaatacctcaagtatttacatgattaaaaatagtagaaataacagaaaaattcaaggaatatTTCTATGTACTTTACAAGTGTTTGTCTACACTAATTTCAAGGCCAAATCATGTTTGCTTTGCCGttctttactattttatTCTGTTCCATAACaaggctgactgcggagcggggttcttatttgatacagtattggctttagtgtatttgtaattagctctaccttgtaatatataaggaggccaaccaaccatggtaacacccaggtcaatcaCCTCCTGTTTCATCTtaacattgtacaaggccttacagccagattcACTAAGTACCCACAACACCTTAAGTGTTGCCTCCACTGTACGTACGTAGTTAGCCATTGCCCCTAAGgccttggccattgtagtttagtagttagacgttgtagggtgGAACTTGCTGCCTACAGTGGTACtttgtattagtcacacggccacaagtgcccgcgcccttgatgtccttacagacgtctaggacagtaagcccaacaagctattgcctaatataggacttatcagcaagtgggatctaacaatgctcaaggcaattgccagataaagggtggacaagaccaataacagtaaagtgcactatgctgttaagacagcagggctaagaaccaaggcagggactattacactcaaggtgcacctgattgtatgccaagggtaggtagtgttggaagggataagaggtcaagttctgaggcttaaggctctcagaaccctccttatatattcaacaagtagagggaatagtatatacatgagcaaacacaataacaaagataaggtcacatgaccaagataagaaagacgtgatcacatgactaaaggtcatgtgataggattacataatatgcgctcagcgcttaaatagcataaagatgcatatatccataaatcttcaagaaaatagcgcatatattcactatctCTTTGACTTAATGGATTCTAaagtggtcacgcctctagggcatgacaattTGTATCTGTTGCTTTAGACTCAAATAAGAAACCCCTTCTCCACATCAATTTACATATGAACAACTACCCAGCAGAACCCTTAAAAACCCTTATAGATTCTGGAGCAACCTCCAATTTCATCTCCCCAACCAtagtggaaaaatataaaatcccaaaaacccagcttgaaaatccacaagttgtgagaatgctagatggtacaatatcccagactggttgcatatggcaccaggttcatctcacagttttggccaatggccatatcCACTCTATAccctttcttgtttgccccattggcaataaCCCAgcaatccttggcatgacttggttaacCGCAGAAGCCCCActtattgattggcaacaaggTCTTGTCACCTT
This window harbors:
- a CDS encoding Transposon Tf2-1 polyprotein codes for the protein MSTQPSTYVHANPNALSVPTNIQEIPAWAQEIKNLLLAMNQNLSLVIGQAAAHHTDLGTTQATLNNHNSSITNLDALIVKLGADIAKIGTAAPSGSSLALATKAPKLAMPDKFDGSDKNKAISFRVAVSHYLRISYPGSTVDEQIAFIISCLDGKAHEWLEPYLEEDVVKGNPVSWLHNLDAFWLQFNARWSVQNRTENFCAKLHTLKQTKGVQDYYKDFQTYSQGLGYNNPSLRDMFYDGLSHKIKETLMVQDYDHADASVTLATLAEKALKVDQRLEQFAAQHKGSSSSSNQSGSKSSTSTSAAAQGAPRDKLSVGEQVYAIVDGKAKKGVLQKVGQNAKGIAVPIVKWNDGTTMDVTFKSLKKDNHPATATTSSAPKASSSSLRNSGPSPMDLDSASSKGKKPIICATCGGRGHYANQCPSKSYSGHEAHISQDELENGDL